A portion of the Celeribacter baekdonensis genome contains these proteins:
- a CDS encoding rod shape-determining protein → MAGFGGIFSSDMAIDLGTANTLVYVKGKGIILNEPSVVAYHVKDGRKQVLAVGEDAKHMLGKTPGSIEAIRPMRDGVIADFDTAEEMIKHFIRKVHKRTTFSKPKIIVCVPHGATPVEKRAIRQSVLSAGARRAGLIAEPIAAAIGAGMPITDPTGNMVVDIGGGTTEVAVLSLGDIVYARSVRVGGDRMDDAIIAYLRRQQNLLIGEGTAERIKTSIGTARMPDDGRGSVLVIRGRDLLNGVPKEIEINQAMVAEALAEPVQQICEAVMAALETTPPDLAADIVDRGVMLTGGGALLGDLDLALREQTGLAISVADEPLNCVALGTGKALEFEKQLRHVIDYDS, encoded by the coding sequence TCCGTGGTCGCCTATCACGTCAAAGATGGTCGCAAACAGGTTTTGGCCGTGGGCGAAGACGCCAAGCACATGCTCGGGAAAACCCCCGGCTCCATCGAAGCCATTCGTCCGATGCGGGACGGGGTGATCGCCGATTTTGACACCGCCGAAGAAATGATCAAACATTTCATCCGCAAAGTTCACAAACGCACCACCTTTTCCAAGCCGAAAATCATTGTCTGTGTGCCGCATGGCGCAACCCCGGTTGAAAAACGCGCGATCCGTCAATCCGTTTTATCCGCAGGTGCCCGCCGCGCCGGTCTGATTGCCGAACCGATTGCTGCCGCCATTGGCGCAGGCATGCCGATCACCGATCCGACCGGCAACATGGTTGTCGACATCGGCGGCGGCACCACCGAGGTGGCCGTGTTGTCCCTTGGTGACATCGTTTATGCACGCTCTGTGCGCGTCGGCGGCGACCGGATGGATGACGCCATCATCGCCTATCTGCGCCGTCAACAGAACCTTTTGATCGGCGAAGGCACCGCCGAGCGGATCAAAACATCCATCGGCACCGCGCGGATGCCTGACGATGGACGTGGTTCGGTTTTGGTCATCCGCGGGCGTGATTTGCTCAACGGTGTGCCGAAAGAGATCGAAATCAACCAAGCAATGGTGGCCGAAGCTTTGGCCGAGCCGGTGCAACAGATTTGCGAGGCCGTGATGGCCGCGCTTGAGACCACCCCACCCGATCTTGCCGCCGACATTGTCGACCGTGGCGTGATGCTGACAGGTGGCGGGGCGTTGCTCGGAGATTTGGATCTGGCGCTGCGCGAGCAGACCGGTTTGGCGATCTCGGTCGCGGACGAACCACTAAATTGTGTAGCGCTGGGGACTGGCAAAGCGCTGGAATTTGAGAAACAACTCCGGCACGTTATTGATTACGACAGCTAA
- a CDS encoding rod shape-determining protein MreD gives MMTFFFYLLPLKVGYGHWPGPDLLLALSFAWVLRRPEYVPVFLFAALLLVADFLFMRPPGLWTALAVIGLEFLRRREPTSRDMPFVVEWAMVAGVMLAMALLYRFVLAIFMVDQAPLMLTILGQISTLIAYPIVVLISVTLMNVTKITPSEADEMRYVR, from the coding sequence ATGATGACGTTTTTCTTTTATCTTCTGCCTCTTAAAGTCGGCTACGGCCATTGGCCGGGGCCGGATCTTTTGCTGGCGCTGTCCTTCGCTTGGGTGCTCAGACGCCCGGAATATGTGCCGGTCTTTTTGTTTGCCGCGCTCCTGCTGGTGGCGGATTTCCTGTTTATGCGCCCGCCCGGACTATGGACCGCGCTGGCGGTGATTGGCCTCGAATTCCTGCGCCGCCGCGAACCGACATCGCGCGATATGCCCTTTGTTGTCGAATGGGCGATGGTGGCGGGGGTGATGTTGGCCATGGCGCTTTTGTACCGCTTTGTCTTGGCGATTTTCATGGTTGATCAAGCGCCTCTCATGCTGACAATTTTAGGTCAGATTTCAACATTGATCGCCTATCCGATTGTGGTTTTGATATCCGTTACATTGATGAATGTGACCAAGATCACCCCGTCTGAGGCCGATGAAATGAGGTATGTGCGATGA
- a CDS encoding ABC transporter ATP-binding protein: protein MLEFDNVSKSFWTGTQRKVILDRASFRVELGNSLGILAPNGTGKTTIINMMSGLEKPDEGEIRRGCRVSFPLGFMGGLIGKHTARENVRFIAELYDLDPDYVEAFCRWLCELKEYFDMPVATYSAGMRSRLSFALLLALDFDIYLIDEGMPSTADVNFNRKAGSILRERLEHATIIVVSHQAATLEKFCRSAAVLRNGKLYMFDTLEEAKALYDYEG from the coding sequence ATGCTCGAGTTCGACAATGTGAGTAAGTCCTTTTGGACTGGAACGCAGCGCAAGGTGATCCTTGATCGCGCGTCCTTTCGCGTGGAACTTGGCAACAGCCTTGGCATTCTTGCGCCGAACGGCACCGGCAAGACCACGATCATCAACATGATGAGCGGTTTGGAAAAGCCCGACGAAGGCGAAATACGGCGCGGCTGTCGCGTGTCCTTCCCACTTGGGTTCATGGGCGGGTTGATCGGCAAACATACAGCACGCGAAAACGTGCGTTTTATTGCCGAGCTTTATGATCTCGATCCCGATTATGTCGAGGCCTTCTGCCGTTGGCTCTGTGAGCTCAAAGAATATTTTGATATGCCGGTGGCAACCTATTCGGCGGGGATGAGATCCCGCCTGTCTTTTGCGCTTTTGCTGGCGCTTGATTTTGACATCTACCTGATCGACGAAGGCATGCCTTCGACGGCGGATGTGAATTTCAACCGCAAAGCAGGGAGCATTTTGCGCGAGCGGCTTGAACATGCCACCATCATCGTGGTGTCGCATCAGGCCGCAACGCTTGAGAAATTCTGTCGTTCGGCGGCTGTTTTGAGAAACGGCAAGCTCTACATGTTCGACACATTGGAAGAGGCCAAGGCACTCTATGACTACGAAGGTTAA
- a CDS encoding Na+/H+ antiporter NhaA — protein sequence MYKVWNFVTNYSLLLIIGAVLALVWANVDAQSYHAFVEYPLAENFFIGHPHMDDAGHIHRTLTLHYLFNDVLMAFFFAIAAKEVWEAVILKNGSLRGKKAATPLIATLGGMLGPIVVYLGLAMVLGSDTYDAVKNGWAVPTATDIAFSYLVGRIVFGAGHPAVRFLLLLAIADDAAGLVILAIFYPTGELAVQWLLLSVAAAVLVFVLANWLPRKLDAGKEVRPTSTWVRQSLSYWPYLIAACISWYGFMRAGIHPALGLLPIVPTIPHADRAFGLFADAEQHLSDLLNDIEHKLKTPVEIILFFFGLLNAGVEFNAIGDPTWLVLGGLLIGKPVGILIMGALAAHVLRLGLPAGMRTIDLLVIGCVAAIGFTVSLFIASVAFDADTMLGSTPVQAAAKMGALFSFAAAIISIVVGKLCRVQKQST from the coding sequence ATGTATAAAGTCTGGAATTTTGTTACGAATTATTCGCTTTTGCTCATCATCGGCGCGGTTCTTGCGCTGGTCTGGGCAAATGTGGATGCACAGTCCTATCACGCCTTCGTCGAGTACCCTCTGGCGGAAAATTTCTTTATCGGCCATCCGCACATGGATGACGCCGGACATATACACCGCACTCTCACCCTGCACTATCTGTTCAACGACGTGCTCATGGCCTTCTTCTTTGCCATTGCCGCAAAAGAGGTCTGGGAGGCTGTGATCCTCAAAAACGGCTCGCTGCGCGGTAAAAAGGCGGCCACACCCCTGATTGCCACCTTGGGGGGGATGTTGGGGCCGATTGTGGTCTATCTTGGTCTGGCGATGGTCTTGGGGTCGGACACCTATGATGCGGTCAAAAACGGCTGGGCCGTGCCCACCGCCACGGACATCGCGTTTTCCTATCTTGTGGGCCGGATCGTCTTTGGTGCGGGCCACCCTGCCGTGCGTTTCCTGTTGCTGTTGGCCATCGCCGATGATGCGGCGGGCCTTGTGATTTTGGCAATCTTCTATCCGACCGGTGAATTGGCTGTTCAGTGGTTGTTGCTCTCTGTCGCCGCGGCTGTGCTGGTGTTTGTTCTGGCCAACTGGTTGCCGCGCAAATTGGATGCGGGCAAAGAAGTCCGCCCGACCTCGACTTGGGTGCGCCAATCCCTGTCCTATTGGCCCTATCTGATTGCCGCCTGTATCTCTTGGTACGGCTTCATGCGCGCCGGTATTCACCCGGCTTTGGGCCTGTTGCCGATTGTGCCGACCATCCCCCATGCCGACCGCGCCTTTGGCCTGTTTGCCGATGCCGAACAGCACCTGTCCGATCTGTTGAACGACATCGAACACAAACTGAAAACCCCGGTTGAAATCATCCTGTTTTTCTTCGGTCTGCTCAATGCGGGTGTGGAATTCAACGCCATTGGCGATCCGACATGGCTGGTCTTGGGCGGGCTGTTGATCGGCAAACCTGTGGGCATTTTGATCATGGGGGCGCTGGCCGCACATGTGTTGCGTCTGGGCCTTCCGGCTGGGATGCGCACGATTGATCTTTTGGTGATCGGCTGTGTCGCCGCCATTGGTTTTACCGTGTCGCTCTTTATCGCCTCGGTCGCCTTTGACGCCGATACAATGCTCGGCTCGACCCCGGTTCAGGCCGCCGCCAAAATGGGAGCACTGTTCTCCTTCGCTGCTGCGATCATCTCGATTGTCGTCGGTAAACTGTGCCGCGTTCAGAAACAATCGACGTAA
- a CDS encoding uracil-DNA glycosylase family protein, whose translation MSLTQEIRACRLCADRFAATATAHRPRPVVWFRPTARILIAGQAPGARVHDSGRPFTDASGDRLRAWLGLDEETFYDRDRIAIVPMGFCFPGYDAKGADIAPPKLCRDTWHDQVMNALGEVDLILPVGVHAIRYHLGVKTSLTETVRNWRNWRDHAPRVFPLPHPSWRNTGWLKKNPWFEAELLPELRVRLRASLEDLP comes from the coding sequence ATGAGCCTGACCCAAGAGATACGCGCCTGTCGCCTCTGTGCCGATCGGTTTGCCGCCACGGCAACAGCCCACAGGCCGCGCCCTGTGGTGTGGTTTCGCCCCACTGCGCGTATTTTGATCGCGGGACAGGCCCCCGGCGCGCGGGTCCATGACAGCGGGCGGCCCTTTACCGATGCCTCGGGGGACCGGTTGCGCGCATGGCTTGGGCTGGATGAGGAAACGTTTTATGACCGCGACCGTATCGCCATCGTGCCGATGGGGTTTTGTTTTCCGGGCTATGACGCCAAAGGTGCGGATATTGCGCCGCCCAAACTGTGCCGCGACACATGGCATGATCAGGTGATGAATGCGCTGGGCGAGGTGGATTTGATCCTGCCCGTGGGGGTGCATGCAATCCGCTATCACCTTGGTGTCAAAACATCGCTGACAGAGACGGTGCGCAATTGGCGCAACTGGCGCGATCATGCGCCGCGCGTCTTTCCCTTGCCTCATCCGTCTTGGCGCAATACGGGTTGGCTAAAGAAAAACCCGTGGTTTGAGGCCGAACTTTTGCCCGAACTGCGCGTCCGCCTACGGGCCAGCCTTGAGGACCTGCCATGA
- the mreC gene encoding rod shape-determining protein MreC encodes MAKDRGNSEDYVRPIRRLLVGILLLCLVGLFILWRIDSPRVERLRAQLIDKFVPSFEWALVPVTKTVGMVENFQSYQRIYDQNQELRRELRQMQAWKEAALQLEQKNAKLLDLNNVRIDPKYTYVTGVVTADSGSPFRQSVLLNVGSRDGIRDGWATMDGIGLVGRISGVGTNTSRVILLTDSNSRLPATIQPSGQRAILSGDNTSRPPLDFIESPELVRPGDRVVSSGDGGVFPTDLLIGQVAMGPDRRLRVILAADYERLDYLRVLRTHESEQISDPGGLILPDTPLTALPLDAEANPDG; translated from the coding sequence GTGGCCAAAGACAGAGGCAATTCAGAGGACTATGTCCGCCCGATCCGGCGTTTGCTGGTCGGGATTCTTTTGCTGTGCCTTGTTGGGCTGTTCATCCTATGGCGGATCGACAGCCCACGCGTCGAACGTCTGCGCGCTCAACTCATTGATAAATTTGTGCCTTCTTTCGAATGGGCTTTGGTTCCCGTGACCAAAACCGTTGGCATGGTTGAGAATTTCCAAAGCTACCAACGCATCTATGACCAGAACCAAGAACTGCGGCGGGAGCTGCGTCAAATGCAGGCTTGGAAAGAAGCCGCGCTACAGTTGGAACAGAAAAACGCCAAGCTTTTGGACCTGAACAATGTTCGGATCGACCCGAAATACACCTATGTCACCGGCGTGGTGACGGCAGATTCGGGCTCGCCCTTTCGCCAATCCGTGCTGTTGAACGTCGGGTCTCGTGATGGCATTCGCGATGGCTGGGCGACGATGGACGGGATCGGGCTGGTGGGGCGGATTTCGGGCGTTGGCACCAACACCTCGCGCGTGATCCTGCTGACCGACAGCAACTCGCGCCTGCCCGCTACGATCCAACCTTCGGGCCAACGCGCCATTCTATCGGGCGACAACACCAGCCGCCCGCCTTTGGACTTTATCGAGAGCCCCGAACTCGTGCGCCCTGGCGACCGTGTGGTGTCTTCGGGCGATGGCGGCGTGTTCCCAACCGATTTGCTGATCGGTCAGGTCGCGATGGGCCCCGATCGGCGCTTGCGGGTGATTTTGGCGGCAGATTACGAGCGCCTGGATTACCTGCGGGTGCTACGCACCCATGAAAGCGAACAGATCAGCGATCCGGGCGGGTTGATCCTACCAGATACGCCGTTGACGGCCTTGCCACTGGACGCGGAGGCCAATCCCGATGGTTGA
- a CDS encoding 2-hydroxyacid dehydrogenase, translating to MTLTLLFSAPDRAWPSYETALPQALKAAGIEAHVTREAAPEAVDYIIYAPNDMLTDFTPYTRTKAVLSLWAGVEKIAPNPTLTQPLCRMVDPGLAEGMRDYVVGHVMRYHLGMDRHIHGLNGAWDHITPPLARDRSVAVLGLGELGQTCARTLAALGFLVTGWSRRPKEIAGLTCVSGSEGLETVLRRGEIVVLLLPNTPETENTLNAETLALLPKGARIVNPGRGSLIDDDALLAALETGQIGHATLDVFRTEPLPQDHPYWAHPNVTVTPHIAAETRAQTAAEVIAENIRRGEAGEILLHLVDRAAGY from the coding sequence TTGACCCTCACCCTGCTGTTTTCCGCCCCGGACCGGGCATGGCCCAGCTACGAAACGGCTCTGCCGCAAGCGCTCAAAGCGGCGGGGATTGAGGCCCATGTGACACGCGAGGCCGCCCCAGAAGCGGTCGATTATATCATCTACGCGCCGAACGACATGCTCACGGATTTCACTCCCTACACCCGCACCAAAGCGGTTCTAAGCCTCTGGGCAGGCGTCGAAAAAATCGCTCCCAATCCCACGCTCACCCAGCCGCTCTGCCGGATGGTCGATCCGGGTTTGGCCGAGGGGATGCGCGATTATGTGGTCGGCCATGTGATGCGCTATCACCTTGGGATGGATCGTCATATTCATGGCCTCAATGGCGCGTGGGATCACATCACCCCGCCTTTGGCGCGGGACCGCTCTGTCGCGGTGCTGGGTTTGGGCGAACTGGGTCAGACATGCGCGCGGACGCTGGCCGCGCTGGGCTTTCTGGTCACCGGCTGGTCGCGGCGGCCAAAAGAGATTGCGGGCCTGACCTGTGTCAGCGGGTCTGAGGGCCTCGAAACGGTCTTGCGCAGGGGCGAAATCGTGGTGCTGTTGTTGCCCAACACGCCCGAGACCGAGAACACGCTCAACGCCGAAACACTCGCACTTTTGCCCAAAGGCGCGCGGATCGTGAATCCGGGACGCGGCAGCCTGATCGACGATGATGCCCTGCTTGCCGCTTTGGAGACAGGCCAGATCGGTCACGCCACTTTGGACGTGTTCCGCACCGAACCCCTGCCGCAAGACCACCCCTATTGGGCGCATCCCAACGTCACCGTCACGCCACACATTGCCGCCGAAACCCGCGCGCAAACCGCCGCTGAGGTGATTGCTGAAAACATCCGTCGCGGTGAGGCGGGCGAAATCTTGTTGCATCTGGTGGATCGCGCGGCGGGGTACTGA
- a CDS encoding permease — protein sequence MTDLTQTPPKLPMLWKRTDKALLLAAVVLLAVALFDTPALWDTVVFTAKALWTAAPFLLFAILATAYVKASGAETLLSKAFEGRELRMIAVAAIVGGVSPFCSCQVIPFIAGALAVGVPLSAVMAFWLASPLMDPAMFIVTANGLGLDFAIAKTLAAVIIGLMGGLGVKLLGGSALFADPLKPRAAPSCGATAALKGKPNWKVWTESKRIESFRRNFRENLLFLGKWMLVAYVLEAVMIRYVPADMIASVMGGTGLRPILIGAAIGAPAYLNGYAAVPLMSGLLSQGMSGGAAMAFMVAGGISCIPAAVAVWALVKPRVFATYIGFALIGAVLAGIIWTVFTHIF from the coding sequence ATGACTGATCTCACTCAAACCCCACCGAAACTCCCGATGCTCTGGAAACGAACCGACAAAGCGCTTTTGCTTGCCGCAGTGGTGCTTTTGGCCGTAGCCCTGTTCGACACGCCCGCCCTTTGGGACACGGTCGTCTTTACCGCAAAGGCGCTTTGGACGGCGGCACCATTTTTGCTGTTTGCCATTCTCGCCACCGCCTATGTCAAAGCCTCCGGGGCCGAGACATTGCTGTCCAAGGCCTTCGAAGGCCGCGAGCTGCGCATGATCGCGGTGGCCGCAATTGTTGGCGGCGTGTCGCCGTTTTGCTCCTGTCAGGTCATTCCCTTTATCGCTGGGGCCTTGGCGGTTGGGGTGCCACTCTCTGCGGTTATGGCCTTTTGGTTGGCCTCGCCTTTGATGGACCCGGCAATGTTCATCGTGACGGCCAATGGCTTGGGTCTGGACTTTGCCATCGCCAAAACCCTCGCGGCTGTCATTATCGGCCTCATGGGCGGCTTAGGGGTCAAACTCTTGGGGGGCAGCGCGCTTTTTGCCGATCCACTCAAGCCGCGTGCGGCGCCCTCTTGTGGAGCGACGGCGGCGCTCAAGGGCAAACCCAATTGGAAAGTCTGGACCGAGTCCAAACGCATCGAGAGTTTCCGCCGTAATTTTCGAGAAAACCTGTTGTTTCTCGGCAAATGGATGTTGGTTGCCTATGTGCTTGAGGCCGTGATGATCCGCTATGTGCCTGCCGATATGATCGCCTCTGTGATGGGCGGTACAGGTCTGCGCCCGATCCTGATCGGAGCCGCCATCGGTGCCCCCGCCTATCTCAATGGCTACGCCGCAGTGCCGCTGATGTCCGGGCTTTTATCCCAAGGCATGTCTGGTGGCGCGGCCATGGCCTTTATGGTGGCAGGGGGCATTTCCTGTATTCCGGCGGCGGTGGCGGTCTGGGCATTGGTCAAACCTCGCGTCTTTGCCACCTATATCGGCTTTGCCCTGATCGGGGCAGTGCTGGCCGGAATAATCTGGACCGTATTCACGCATATTTTCTGA
- the rodA gene encoding rod shape-determining protein RodA, with translation MSYLESTLKTVPTGLSKVLYVNWALVLLLSAVASVGFLMLYSNAGGSFQPWAEPQMKRFGLGMVAMLMIGMVPIWFWRNIAGLAYIASFMLLIFVEFFGHVGMGAQRWIDLGPIKLQPSELMKISLVMLLAAYYDWLDIDKVSKPLWVLIPVILILLPTALVLKQPDLGTSILLIAGGAIVMFAAGVSWWYFAAVAGMAIGLVSAVFASRGTSWQLLKDYQFARIDTFLDPSMDPLGAGYHITQSKIALGSGGWTGRGFMQGTQSRLNFLPEKHTDFIFTTLAEEFGFIGGISLLALYAGVILFCLVSAMNNKDRFGSLVTIGIAATFFLFFAVNMSMVMGLAPVVGVPLPLVSYGGSAMLVLLAAFGIVQSAHIHRPRGKN, from the coding sequence ATGAGCTATCTTGAGAGCACCCTCAAAACCGTCCCGACCGGCCTATCCAAAGTGCTGTACGTCAACTGGGCGCTGGTGCTGTTGCTCTCCGCCGTCGCCTCGGTTGGGTTTTTGATGCTCTATTCCAATGCGGGCGGGTCGTTCCAACCCTGGGCCGAACCGCAAATGAAACGCTTTGGCCTTGGCATGGTGGCGATGTTGATGATCGGCATGGTGCCCATTTGGTTTTGGCGCAATATTGCCGGACTGGCCTATATCGCTTCCTTTATGCTGTTGATTTTCGTTGAGTTTTTCGGCCATGTCGGCATGGGCGCACAGCGTTGGATTGACCTCGGCCCGATCAAACTTCAGCCCTCTGAGTTGATGAAAATCTCATTGGTGATGTTACTGGCGGCCTATTACGACTGGCTCGACATCGACAAGGTCTCCAAACCTTTGTGGGTTTTGATCCCGGTCATTTTGATCCTCCTGCCCACGGCTTTGGTGCTCAAACAGCCCGATCTTGGCACCTCGATCCTGTTGATCGCGGGCGGGGCCATCGTGATGTTCGCCGCCGGGGTCAGTTGGTGGTATTTCGCGGCGGTCGCGGGCATGGCAATTGGTCTTGTCAGCGCCGTTTTCGCCTCGCGCGGCACCTCTTGGCAGCTTTTGAAAGACTATCAATTCGCCCGCATAGACACGTTTCTTGATCCCTCCATGGACCCTCTGGGCGCAGGCTATCACATCACCCAATCGAAAATTGCGTTGGGATCAGGAGGGTGGACCGGGCGCGGGTTTATGCAGGGCACGCAAAGCCGATTGAATTTCCTGCCCGAAAAACACACTGACTTTATCTTTACCACCCTGGCCGAAGAGTTCGGCTTTATCGGCGGCATCTCCCTTTTGGCGCTCTATGCGGGCGTGATCCTGTTTTGCCTCGTTTCCGCGATGAACAACAAAGACCGTTTTGGCTCGCTTGTCACCATCGGTATCGCCGCAACGTTTTTCCTGTTTTTTGCGGTCAATATGTCGATGGTGATGGGGCTTGCGCCCGTGGTCGGTGTGCCCTTGCCGCTCGTGTCCTATGGTGGCTCCGCGATGTTGGTGCTTTTGGCCGCGTTTGGCATCGTCCAATCGGCGCATATCCATCGCCCAAGGGGGAAAAATTGA
- a CDS encoding ArsR/SmtB family transcription factor, with translation MSAPHVDDISIAQAASTFAALGSEQRLTVLRSLVRAGPKGLTIGALGERTGITGATLTHHMKILAATKLVKQERHGRSIVCIAADYEELEGLLSALLSECCADCDAETCTPEAHCHEGPSHEGPRHD, from the coding sequence ATGAGTGCCCCCCATGTCGACGACATCTCAATCGCGCAAGCCGCCAGCACCTTTGCAGCGCTTGGCTCGGAACAAAGGCTCACCGTGTTGCGATCTTTGGTACGAGCGGGGCCAAAGGGATTGACCATCGGGGCACTGGGCGAACGCACCGGGATCACCGGGGCCACACTCACGCACCACATGAAAATCCTCGCGGCCACAAAGCTTGTGAAACAAGAACGGCATGGACGGTCCATTGTGTGCATCGCCGCCGATTACGAGGAATTGGAGGGGCTTTTGTCGGCCCTTCTGTCCGAATGCTGCGCCGATTGCGACGCCGAGACCTGTACCCCAGAGGCGCATTGCCACGAGGGACCAAGCCACGAAGGACCGCGCCATGACTGA